A window of Streptomyces marispadix contains these coding sequences:
- the rpsG gene encoding 30S ribosomal protein S7 — protein sequence MPRKGPAPKRPVIIDPVYGSPLVTSLINKVLLNGKRSTAERIVYGAMEGLREKTGNDPVITLKRALENVKPTLEVRSRRVGGATYQVPVEVRPGRSSTLALRWIVGYSRARREKTMTERLLNELLDASNGLGAAVKKREDTHKMAESNKAFAHYRW from the coding sequence ATGCCTCGTAAGGGCCCCGCCCCGAAGCGCCCGGTCATCATCGACCCGGTCTACGGTTCTCCTCTGGTGACCTCCCTCATCAACAAGGTGCTGCTGAACGGCAAGCGCTCCACCGCCGAGCGCATCGTCTACGGCGCCATGGAGGGCCTGCGGGAGAAGACCGGCAACGACCCGGTCATCACCCTCAAGCGCGCGCTGGAGAACGTGAAGCCGACCCTCGAGGTCCGCTCGCGGCGCGTCGGTGGCGCCACCTATCAGGTTCCGGTCGAGGTCCGCCCCGGCCGTTCCTCCACGCTCGCGCTGCGCTGGATCGTGGGGTACTCCCGCGCCCGCCGCGAGAAGACCATGACCGAGCGTCTTCTCAACGAGCTGCTCGATGCCTCCAACGGGCTCGGTGCCGCCGTGAAGAAGCGCGAGGACACTCACAAGATGGCCGAGTCCAACAAGGCCTTCGCGCACTACCGCTGGTAG